The genomic interval CGCACCCCGGCATGTGGGACGGCGAGGCGCCGCTCCCGCCCGACCTGATCGAACTGATGGCGGGCGCCGGGCTCGCGGGGCTCGAGGTCGAACACAGCGACCACACGCCCGAGCAGCGCGAACGCTACCGCGCGCTGGCCGAACAGCTCGGGCTGGTGCCGACAGGCGGTTCGGACTGTCACGGCACCCGGTACGACCCGATCCGGCTCGGCGGCGCCCTGTGCGCCCCGGACGACTTCGCCGCGCTCCGCGAGCGAGCCCGATGAACCGCTGAGCCCTACAGCGACATGGCCCGTACACGCGTCCTCGTCGTCGGCGCCGGATTCGCGGGCCTGTACGCCGCGATCGGGTTGAAACGAGCGGCACGCGACGGTCATCGCGTCACCGTCGTCAACCCCGAGAACTTCATGCAGTACCAGCCGTTCCTTCCCGAGGTCGCGTCGGGGACGATCGATCCGCGCGCGGTGGTGGTTCCCCTTCGGACCACACTCCGGCATTGCGAAATCGTCGTCGGTACCGTGAACCGCGTCGACCACGCACAACGTCGTGCGGTCGCGACGCTCGCGGACGGTTCGGAGCGTGAGCTCGGGTACGACGTCATCGTCATCGCGCCGGGTTCGACATCCCGCGTCCTCCCCATCCCGGGCCTCGCCGAGAACGGCGTCGGTTTCAAGACGGTGCAAGAGGCGATCCACCTCCGCAACCACGTGCTGTCGCGACTCGATGTCGCCGCCGCGAGCGATGACGAAGACCGACGGCGGGCCGCGCTCACGTTCGTGTTCGTCGGCGGCGGCTACGCGGGCGTCGAGGCGCTCGGCGAGCTCGAGGACCTCGTTCGCGACGCGATACGCACATATCCCTCGCTCGCGCCGTTGAACCCGCGGTGGATCCTCGTCGACGTCGCGCCGAAGATCCTGCCTGAGCTTGGCGACGATCTCGCCTCGTACGCGCAGGACCGGCTCGTTGAGCGCGGCGTCGAGATCGCCGTGAACACGCGCCTGGAGTCGTACTTGGACGGCACGGTGGTGTTGTCGGGCGGCAGTTCGTTCAGGGCCGACACGCTCGTGTGGACGGCCGGCGTCCGCCCGTCGTCGCTTGCCAAGGCCTCCGGCCTCCCCGTCGACGACGCGGGGCGCATCCTCACGGACGACTACCTACGCGTGCGGGGCGTGGACGACGCGTGGGCGGCAGGCGACGCGGCCGCCGTTCCCGATCGAACGACGGGCGCGCTGTCGCCGCCCACGGCGCAGTACGGGATGCGACAGGGCCACCGCCTCGCGCGGAACGTCGCGGCGACGTTGGCGGGTCGAGAGCTCGAGCCGTTCGAGCATCGGAACATCGGCGCCGTGTGCTCGCTCGGGCACTACAAGGGCGTCGCCCAGATCTGGGGCGTGAAGGTCAAGGGGTTCCCGGCGTGGTTCGCGCACCGCACCTACCACCTCTACGCGATGCCGACGCTCACCCGGAGGGCGAAGATCGCGGCGGATTGGACCGTCGCGTTGCTGTTCCCTCGCGACCTCGCGCAGCTCGGGTCGCTCGAGCGACCGCGCGAACCGTTCGAGCGCGCGGCGAAGGTGTGACGGCGGCTACCGCTCGCCCCGGTTGACCTCGGCCGCGGCCGACAACGCGGCCTGGCTGCGCTCCAGATCGGGTAGCTCGTGCCCCCCCGTCAGCTCGCGAACCGCCCAGTTCGACAGATCCCGGATCGAAATGATCCCGAGCAGCTTGTCGTCCTCGACCACGGGGAGATGTCGGATCTTGAGCCGAGCCATGTGTTCGGCGGCCTCGGCGATATCCGTTCGCGGCGACACGGTGTCGAGGTTCGTCGTCATCCGGTCGCCGACGCGCGTCGAGCGCGGATCTTCCCCGTCGGCCACGAGGTTCACCAGGTCGCGTTCGGTCACGATG from Actinomycetota bacterium carries:
- a CDS encoding NAD(P)/FAD-dependent oxidoreductase; protein product: MARTRVLVVGAGFAGLYAAIGLKRAARDGHRVTVVNPENFMQYQPFLPEVASGTIDPRAVVVPLRTTLRHCEIVVGTVNRVDHAQRRAVATLADGSERELGYDVIVIAPGSTSRVLPIPGLAENGVGFKTVQEAIHLRNHVLSRLDVAAASDDEDRRRAALTFVFVGGGYAGVEALGELEDLVRDAIRTYPSLAPLNPRWILVDVAPKILPELGDDLASYAQDRLVERGVEIAVNTRLESYLDGTVVLSGGSSFRADTLVWTAGVRPSSLAKASGLPVDDAGRILTDDYLRVRGVDDAWAAGDAAAVPDRTTGALSPPTAQYGMRQGHRLARNVAATLAGRELEPFEHRNIGAVCSLGHYKGVAQIWGVKVKGFPAWFAHRTYHLYAMPTLTRRAKIAADWTVALLFPRDLAQLGSLERPREPFERAAKV
- a CDS encoding CBS domain-containing protein, which encodes MQVRDIMHADVKSTTADGSFADVAAILHDNSISSVVVMDGERLAGIVTERDLVNLVADGEDPRSTRVGDRMTTNLDTVSPRTDIAEAAEHMARLKIRHLPVVEDDKLLGIISIRDLSNWAVRELTGGHELPDLERSQAALSAAAEVNRGER